From Miscanthus floridulus cultivar M001 chromosome 15, ASM1932011v1, whole genome shotgun sequence, the proteins below share one genomic window:
- the LOC136509657 gene encoding uncharacterized protein, whose product MPRRGKARIPSYGRQRANPYDLKPLPEGVPRPMCFCGDPCKVDISEDEETYRQRYWMCPNYAWEPTKQQRRASFTVPPLCDFEQWIDTEIKESDKQRLEGLKEWDAEVKERFEQRRRLEAIEKEHKEEEERRRVAAYRAEREKKLERVRRAKAAMEENPDAERKGKWPRCTQ is encoded by the exons ctatggtcgccagagggcaaatccctacgacctaaagcctctccctgaaggtgttcctcgaccaatgtgcttttgtggtgatccttgcaaggtagacatctctgaagatgaggaaacatatagacagaggtactggatgtgtcccaattatgcatgggaacctacaaagcaacagcgccgtgcatcgttt accgttccaccactgtgtgactttgagcagtggattgacactgagatcaaggagtcggacaagcagcgtctagaaggcctgaaggagtgggatgcggaggttaaggagaggtttgagcagagacgcagactggaggctatagaaaaggagcataaggaagaggaggaaaggagacgtgttgctgcgtacagggcggagagggagaagaagcttgagcgtgtgcgccgagcgaaggcagcgatggaggagaatcccgatgccgagaggaagggaaagtggcctcgttgcactcagtag